The sequence TTTTTCTTTTTATATAGGCCGCAGTTAAATTCACAATCAAAGCAATCAGAAAGAGCACAAATCCAATAGCCATCAAGCTTGATAGGTGAAGGCTTTCCACAGCTTCGCGAAACTCATTTACGATTACCGATGGCATGGTGGCCCCTGCCCCAAAAATAGAGAATGGTAACGTATTTTTGTTTCCAATGAGCATAGCTACGGCCATGGTTTCACCAATTGCACGGCCGAGCGATAAAATAGCCCCTGCCATAATTCCTCCGCGGGCGTAGGGTAACACTGCCATTCGTATTACCTCCCAGCGTGTGGATCCAAGCGCCCATGAAGCCTCTCTTTGATCTTTTGGAACCGCCTTGATGGCATCCTTGGCAAGAGCCGTAGTGTAGGGCAAAATCATTAGGGCCAATACAATGGTGGCTGTCGCCATTCCGTATCCCATCGGATTTCCCAAGATGGATAGATATTCGGGGTAGTTTGTTTCCGTCCAAAAATAAATTGGTTCATATACCGTATCACGCAACCAGGGGGCCAGGATAAAAATTCCCCAGATCCCAATCACTACACTTGGTATAGCGGCAATCAACCGGATCAAATTGTCTATAATTTCTGAAAGCCAACCGGCTGCATATTCTGCAGAAAATATAGCCACAGCTATTGCTGGAAAAAAAGAGATGGCCAGGGCAAGAATACTGGTGACAAGTGTTCCC comes from Chitinophagales bacterium and encodes:
- the pstC gene encoding phosphate ABC transporter permease subunit PstC produces the protein MGNVDSDNGVKSGSAVQPVKKIYLWLGDRIFTTVVVALGITIILITLGMALVLFLEGGAALKEFGLFGFISNTTWDPAVQLVFGAWPFILGTLVTSILALAISFFPAIAVAIFSAEYAAGWLSEIIDNLIRLIAAIPSVVIGIWGIFILAPWLRDTVYEPIYFWTETNYPEYLSILGNPMGYGMATATIVLALMILPYTTALAKDAIKAVPKDQREASWALGSTRWEVIRMAVLPYARGGIMAGAILSLGRAIGETMAVAMLIGNKNTLPFSIFGAGATMPSVIVNEFREAVESLHLSSLMAIGFVLFLIALIVNLTAAYIKRKISVGGGQVV